From Caldicellulosiruptor hydrothermalis 108, a single genomic window includes:
- the rseP gene encoding RIP metalloprotease RseP, translating to MNLILALIVLTIVILVHEFGHFIVCKLSGVLVEEFAIGFGPKLFSIKGKETEYSVRAFLIGGYVKPLGEDQEVDHPRALNNAKVYKRILMVLMGPVMNFVLAIIIMMGIGYFIGFGTNIIGKVEPNMPAYEAGIRSGDRIVALDKNRVYVWDQVSFYLAVHNMLYKDREVEIKVLRDGKQYTFRVMPKYDPNTKTKRIGVSSKISRKNLFDSIYYGIFGTYAEIKETIYSVVLMITGKVSGSEIMGPVGMVKTIGEAANAGFKQSVLSGLLNVLWLMQLISVNLGVINLIPFPALDGSRLVFYLYEAVARKPFNREKEALIHTIGFVLLLFLLVIVTFNDIKNIIMPGR from the coding sequence ATGAACCTTATACTTGCATTAATTGTGCTGACAATAGTGATACTTGTTCATGAGTTTGGACATTTCATTGTATGCAAACTATCAGGTGTCCTGGTTGAAGAATTTGCCATTGGTTTTGGTCCCAAACTCTTTAGCATCAAAGGGAAAGAGACAGAGTATTCTGTGAGAGCATTTTTGATAGGAGGGTATGTAAAGCCTCTTGGCGAAGACCAAGAAGTTGACCATCCACGAGCACTCAATAACGCAAAGGTTTACAAAAGAATTTTAATGGTTTTGATGGGACCTGTTATGAACTTTGTTCTTGCCATAATAATCATGATGGGGATTGGTTATTTTATTGGTTTTGGGACCAATATTATTGGTAAAGTAGAACCAAACATGCCTGCATATGAGGCTGGGATAAGAAGTGGTGATAGGATTGTTGCGCTTGACAAAAATAGAGTTTATGTTTGGGACCAGGTAAGCTTTTATTTGGCTGTTCACAATATGCTCTATAAAGACAGAGAAGTGGAGATAAAAGTTTTAAGAGATGGCAAACAATATACTTTCAGGGTAATGCCTAAGTATGACCCGAATACAAAAACAAAGCGAATAGGTGTTTCGTCAAAGATATCACGTAAAAATTTATTTGATAGCATCTATTATGGAATATTTGGGACATATGCTGAGATAAAAGAGACCATATACAGTGTTGTGCTGATGATAACAGGCAAAGTTTCTGGTTCTGAGATTATGGGACCTGTTGGTATGGTGAAGACAATTGGAGAGGCTGCGAATGCCGGATTTAAGCAGAGCGTACTCAGCGGTCTTTTGAATGTTCTGTGGCTTATGCAGCTGATTTCAGTAAACTTAGGTGTTATAAATCTTATTCCATTTCCTGCTTTAGATGGAAGTAGACTCGTATTTTATCTATACGAAGCTGTGGCAAGAAAGCCTTTTAACAGAGAAAAAGAAGCACTTATTCACACAATTGGTTTTGTACTTCTTCTATTTTTGCTGGTGATAGTTACCTTTAATGATATAAAGAACATTATAATGCCTGGAAGGTGA
- the ispG gene encoding flavodoxin-dependent (E)-4-hydroxy-3-methylbut-2-enyl-diphosphate synthase, whose protein sequence is MKLLTKKIKIGNLYIGGGEPIRIQSMTNTKTKDVEATVEQILRLESLGCDIIRVAVPDLDSAKAISKIKLKIHIPLVADIHFDHKLALEAIYNGADKIRINPGNIGDERKVQEIAKEAKRYGIAIRVGANSGSLPKDILQKYKSPVPDAIVEAAIYQVKLLERFEFDNIVVSVKSSDVLTTIKSYEILSQKLSYPLHVGLTEAGTFVAGTVKSSIAIGYLLLRGIGDTIRVSLTDSPEKEVIVAKEILKSLKLRKGVKMVSCPTCARCNVDLLKIANEVENRIQNLDLDITVAIMGCAVNGPGEAKEADVGVACGVGEGLLFKKGKIIRKVKENEIVDELVKEIYSLS, encoded by the coding sequence GTGAAATTGTTGACAAAAAAGATTAAAATAGGCAATCTTTATATTGGTGGCGGTGAGCCAATTAGAATTCAGTCAATGACAAATACAAAGACAAAGGATGTTGAGGCTACAGTTGAGCAGATACTGAGACTTGAGAGTTTGGGATGCGACATCATAAGAGTTGCTGTTCCTGATTTAGATAGTGCTAAGGCTATAAGTAAAATAAAGCTGAAGATACACATTCCACTTGTTGCTGACATTCATTTTGACCACAAACTTGCGCTTGAAGCTATATACAACGGTGCTGATAAGATTAGAATAAATCCTGGAAACATTGGAGATGAAAGAAAAGTCCAGGAAATAGCAAAAGAAGCAAAAAGATATGGGATTGCAATTAGGGTTGGTGCAAATTCAGGTTCGCTCCCAAAGGATATTTTGCAAAAATACAAATCTCCTGTACCAGATGCCATTGTTGAAGCAGCGATTTATCAGGTAAAACTTCTTGAAAGGTTTGAGTTTGACAATATTGTTGTGTCTGTCAAATCCTCAGATGTTTTAACCACAATTAAGAGCTATGAAATACTATCCCAAAAACTCAGCTATCCTCTTCATGTTGGTCTTACCGAAGCAGGTACTTTTGTTGCAGGGACTGTTAAGTCGAGCATTGCAATTGGCTATCTTCTCTTGAGGGGAATTGGTGATACCATAAGGGTTTCTCTCACAGATAGCCCAGAGAAAGAGGTTATTGTGGCAAAGGAGATTTTAAAAAGTTTAAAGCTCAGAAAAGGTGTGAAGATGGTATCATGTCCTACCTGTGCAAGGTGTAATGTTGACCTTTTAAAGATTGCAAATGAGGTTGAAAATAGGATACAGAATTTGGACTTGGACATTACGGTTGCAATAATGGGCTGTGCAGTAAACGGCCCTGGTGAGGCAAAAGAAGCTGATGTAGGTGTGGCATGTGGAGTTGGTGAAGGACTTCTGTTTAAGAAAGGCAAGATTATAAGGAAAGTGAAAGAGAATGAGATTGTAGATGAGCTTGTAAAGGAAATCTATTCTCTTTCTTAA
- a CDS encoding glycosyltransferase family 2 protein, which translates to MCKKVVCLIPAYNEEKRIGAVLSVVKKCELVDEIFVIDDGSVDKTAEVAEKNGVSVLRLEKNRGKSYAIFYGVENTQGDIILMLDADLVNLKVEDVENLIRPLLEDKADMTVGIFSDGRFSTDLAQKISPFLSGQRGIKRWVFEKILESREDIKDLGYAIEIILTEYAKKFNLRVLTVPLPKVSHVMKEEKLGFIKGAQHRMKMYSDIIKGYVNLKKSRDGQ; encoded by the coding sequence ATGTGCAAAAAGGTGGTTTGTCTTATTCCTGCTTATAATGAGGAAAAGAGAATAGGTGCTGTGCTTAGTGTTGTAAAAAAGTGTGAACTTGTAGATGAGATTTTTGTAATTGACGATGGTTCTGTAGACAAAACAGCTGAAGTGGCAGAAAAAAATGGTGTGAGTGTCTTAAGACTTGAAAAAAACAGGGGAAAGAGCTATGCTATATTTTACGGTGTTGAAAATACACAAGGCGATATAATATTGATGCTTGATGCAGACCTTGTAAATCTCAAGGTTGAAGATGTTGAAAATTTAATTAGACCTTTGCTTGAGGACAAGGCTGACATGACAGTTGGAATTTTTTCTGACGGCAGGTTTTCCACCGACCTTGCCCAGAAGATTTCGCCTTTTTTGTCAGGCCAGAGAGGAATAAAAAGATGGGTTTTTGAAAAAATTTTAGAGTCACGCGAGGATATAAAAGATTTGGGGTATGCAATAGAGATTATTTTAACTGAGTATGCCAAAAAGTTTAACTTAAGAGTATTGACAGTACCACTGCCAAAGGTTTCGCATGTGATGAAGGAAGAGAAGCTTGGGTTTATAAAAGGTGCTCAGCACCGGATGAAGATGTATTCAGATATAATAAAAGGTTATGTCAATCTCAAAAAAAGTAGGGATGGGCAATGA
- a CDS encoding PolC-type DNA polymerase III, whose product MSEALFLPVKPVKIEFDKSSMDLKVYVESLDNLKDIDLIGIEQRFKSLLESCRDVEIKLFKTRNLTLEELLKKYRWFLFYKISKRCNGLSHFLRECEIVQSSSGLDFLVPNGIRDILFERKVDVLVKQILSEEFGIVCDVDFKIKDFFIQFDTDQEVEKYLKLSEEKKEETEKITSEKSEVETDPTIIFGKKIDEKKEVTPISLVKVGTDCVIEGEIFNLEIKETKNQNVLIYKLYITDYLNSTFVKIVAKKDKIPTSISVGDYVKVEGRVEFDDFEKAVVVNAKNINKSQKPQRLDTSDNKRVELHAHTKMSAMDAVCSAEEIIKLAASMGHRAVAITDHGVVQAFPEAQEASKSCNIKVIYGMECYLIDDGAPVVYNPKEGQGFDSTFVVVDIETTGFDSQRDRIIEIGAVKIENGQITEKFSTFVDPEGKIPVRISELTGIYQDMVDKAPKLSDAILEFEKFASGSVLVAHNAQFDIGFLKKAYQECGIIFDYTYIDTLELSRRLLTDLSSHKLNKVAEFLNVELKHHHRADSDAETTAGIFISLVERLKARGYKWLKELNSIESNAKADLKSHSYHATILVKNQQGLKNLYKLVSYSHLEYFYKRPRIPKSLLIQLKDGLLIGSACESGEIFRAFLEGKSEEEIEKIAAFYDFLEIMPVENNSFLIREGYLKDEEDLREINKKIYNLGKKLGKLVVATSDAHYCHPHQRVLRQILKHNQGYDDVENDPQLYFRTTDEMLKEFDYLGNESCYEVVVENTNKIADMIEDIKPIPDETFPPKIEGAEEEIYNMTMKKAHEIYGDPLPEIVRARLEKELNSIIKNGFAVMYLIAQKLVSKSLSDGYLVGSRGSVGSSLVATMCGITEVNPLPPHYVCPNCKYSEFITDGSVGCGYDLEDKNCPRCGKKLKKDGHDIPFETFLGFDGDKEPDIDLNFSGDYQPIAHKFTEELFGQGYVFRAGTISTVAEKTAHGFVTKYAEEKGLNLHPAEILRLSQGCTGVKRTTGQHPGGLMIVPRDKEIFDFTPIQHPADSGDKSVITTHFDYHAISGRLLKLDILGHDDPTVIRMLQDLTGVDPRSIPLDDKDTMSIFTSTEALGISPEDIDCEVGTFGIPEFGTRFVRQMLIETKPKTFAELVRISGLSHGTNVWTNNAQDLVRNGIATLKEVISTRDDIMLYLIQKGVPPKDSFRIMEDVRKGKGLKPEDEQLLRAHNVPDWYIESCKKITYMFPKAHAAAYVMMAFRIAYFKVHYKEAFYATYFTVRADDFDYATILKGRDAIRQKIRDLENRISSLSQKDKNLLTVLEIANEMLARGLKFYPVDLNESDAERFIIKDGGLLIPFNALPNVGVAAAKSIVEARKEGRFLSVDDLIRRAKLNKQVIEILTQYKVLKDLPQTSQLSFF is encoded by the coding sequence ATGAGTGAGGCTCTATTTTTGCCAGTAAAACCTGTCAAGATTGAGTTTGACAAATCAAGTATGGATCTTAAGGTTTATGTTGAGAGCCTTGATAACCTGAAAGATATTGACCTCATTGGAATTGAGCAAAGATTCAAGTCTCTTTTAGAAAGTTGCAGGGATGTTGAGATAAAACTTTTCAAAACCAGAAACCTGACGTTGGAAGAACTTTTGAAAAAATATAGATGGTTTTTGTTTTATAAAATTTCAAAAAGATGTAACGGTCTTAGCCATTTTTTGAGAGAATGCGAGATTGTGCAAAGTTCAAGCGGCTTAGATTTTTTGGTTCCAAATGGTATCAGAGATATTCTTTTTGAAAGAAAAGTAGATGTGCTTGTAAAGCAAATACTGTCTGAAGAGTTCGGAATAGTATGCGACGTGGATTTTAAGATTAAAGACTTTTTTATCCAGTTTGACACAGACCAAGAAGTAGAAAAATATCTAAAGCTTAGCGAGGAAAAGAAAGAAGAAACTGAAAAAATTACAAGTGAAAAGAGTGAGGTTGAGACAGACCCGACCATTATATTTGGCAAAAAGATAGATGAAAAGAAAGAGGTAACTCCTATTTCTCTTGTCAAAGTTGGTACTGATTGCGTGATCGAAGGTGAAATTTTTAATCTTGAGATAAAAGAGACTAAAAACCAGAATGTGCTCATATACAAGCTTTACATCACAGACTATTTAAATTCAACCTTTGTAAAAATTGTTGCCAAGAAAGATAAAATTCCTACTTCAATTTCTGTTGGAGATTATGTTAAGGTTGAAGGCAGGGTAGAATTTGACGATTTTGAAAAAGCGGTTGTGGTGAATGCTAAAAACATAAACAAAAGTCAAAAACCTCAGCGACTTGATACAAGCGATAACAAGAGAGTAGAACTTCATGCTCACACCAAAATGTCTGCTATGGATGCTGTGTGCTCTGCAGAGGAGATTATAAAATTGGCAGCTTCAATGGGACACAGAGCAGTTGCGATAACAGACCATGGAGTTGTTCAGGCGTTTCCGGAAGCACAGGAGGCTAGCAAAAGCTGTAATATCAAAGTTATCTATGGGATGGAATGCTATCTTATTGATGATGGCGCGCCAGTTGTTTACAATCCTAAGGAAGGACAAGGATTTGACTCTACCTTTGTGGTTGTTGACATTGAAACAACAGGGTTTGACAGTCAAAGAGATAGAATAATAGAAATTGGTGCTGTGAAGATAGAAAACGGTCAAATAACAGAGAAATTTTCTACATTTGTTGACCCCGAAGGCAAAATCCCTGTCAGGATATCAGAGCTAACAGGCATATACCAAGATATGGTTGATAAAGCCCCAAAGCTGAGTGATGCCATTTTGGAGTTTGAAAAGTTTGCAAGCGGCAGCGTTCTTGTTGCGCACAACGCTCAGTTTGACATTGGATTTTTGAAAAAGGCGTACCAGGAATGTGGAATTATATTCGACTATACATATATCGATACGCTGGAACTTTCAAGAAGGCTTTTGACAGATCTGTCTTCTCATAAGTTAAACAAAGTTGCAGAGTTTTTAAATGTAGAGTTAAAACATCATCACAGAGCTGATTCTGACGCAGAAACAACAGCTGGTATCTTTATTTCTCTTGTGGAAAGATTAAAAGCAAGAGGGTACAAATGGTTAAAAGAACTTAATTCAATTGAGTCAAACGCAAAAGCAGACCTCAAATCTCACAGCTATCATGCAACTATACTTGTAAAGAACCAGCAGGGGTTAAAAAATCTCTACAAACTGGTATCGTATTCTCATTTAGAATACTTCTACAAAAGGCCAAGGATACCCAAAAGTCTTTTGATACAATTAAAAGATGGACTTTTGATAGGAAGTGCGTGTGAGTCTGGTGAAATTTTCAGGGCCTTTTTGGAAGGGAAAAGTGAGGAAGAGATAGAAAAGATAGCAGCATTTTATGATTTCCTTGAGATAATGCCGGTTGAGAATAATTCTTTTTTGATTAGAGAAGGATACTTAAAAGATGAAGAAGATTTAAGAGAAATCAATAAAAAGATTTACAATCTTGGCAAAAAACTTGGCAAGCTTGTTGTTGCGACATCTGATGCGCACTATTGTCATCCACACCAGAGAGTGTTGCGCCAGATTTTAAAACATAACCAAGGGTACGATGATGTTGAAAATGACCCGCAGCTTTATTTCAGGACAACAGATGAGATGCTCAAAGAATTTGATTATCTGGGAAATGAATCTTGTTATGAAGTTGTTGTAGAAAATACCAATAAGATTGCCGATATGATAGAAGATATAAAACCAATACCCGATGAGACTTTCCCACCCAAGATTGAGGGTGCTGAGGAAGAAATATACAACATGACAATGAAGAAAGCTCACGAAATATATGGAGACCCTCTTCCGGAAATTGTAAGAGCACGGCTTGAAAAGGAACTGAATTCGATAATCAAGAATGGTTTTGCGGTGATGTATTTGATTGCCCAAAAACTTGTATCTAAATCTTTGTCAGACGGTTATCTTGTTGGTTCGCGAGGGTCTGTTGGTTCTTCTCTTGTTGCAACAATGTGTGGAATAACAGAGGTAAATCCACTGCCCCCACATTATGTTTGTCCAAACTGCAAGTATTCTGAGTTTATAACAGATGGTTCTGTTGGATGTGGTTATGACTTAGAAGACAAAAACTGTCCACGCTGTGGGAAAAAACTTAAAAAAGATGGGCACGACATACCGTTTGAGACCTTCTTGGGGTTTGATGGGGATAAAGAGCCTGATATTGACCTTAACTTTTCTGGTGATTATCAGCCAATTGCACACAAGTTTACAGAGGAGCTGTTTGGACAAGGCTATGTTTTCAGAGCAGGTACAATCTCAACAGTTGCTGAAAAGACTGCACATGGTTTTGTGACAAAGTATGCTGAGGAAAAAGGTTTGAATCTTCATCCTGCAGAGATTTTGAGACTTTCTCAGGGTTGCACAGGAGTAAAAAGAACAACAGGCCAGCATCCCGGCGGGCTCATGATTGTTCCAAGAGACAAAGAGATATTTGATTTTACACCAATCCAGCATCCGGCAGATAGCGGGGACAAAAGCGTTATCACAACGCACTTTGATTACCATGCTATCTCAGGAAGACTTTTGAAGCTTGATATTCTTGGCCACGACGACCCGACTGTCATACGAATGCTCCAGGACTTGACGGGAGTTGACCCGCGTTCAATTCCTCTTGATGACAAAGATACGATGTCAATTTTTACAAGCACAGAAGCTCTTGGAATTTCTCCTGAGGACATAGATTGTGAAGTAGGGACTTTCGGTATACCTGAGTTTGGGACAAGGTTTGTAAGACAGATGTTAATTGAGACAAAACCAAAGACGTTTGCCGAGCTTGTTCGTATTTCAGGTCTTTCACACGGCACAAATGTGTGGACAAACAATGCTCAGGATTTAGTAAGAAATGGAATTGCAACGCTCAAAGAGGTAATTTCTACAAGAGACGATATTATGTTATATTTAATTCAAAAGGGTGTTCCACCAAAAGACAGTTTTAGAATCATGGAAGATGTTAGAAAAGGTAAAGGATTAAAGCCGGAGGATGAGCAGCTTCTAAGAGCTCACAATGTTCCGGACTGGTATATAGAGAGCTGCAAAAAGATAACGTACATGTTTCCAAAAGCACATGCTGCAGCGTATGTAATGATGGCGTTCAGGATTGCTTATTTCAAGGTACATTATAAGGAGGCTTTCTATGCAACATATTTTACAGTCAGAGCAGACGACTTTGATTATGCAACAATCCTCAAGGGGAGAGACGCTATAAGGCAGAAGATAAGAGATTTGGAAAATAGGATAAGTAGTCTTTCTCAGAAAGACAAAAACCTTCTGACAGTGCTTGAGATTGCAAACGAGATGTTAGCACGAGGTCTAAAGTTTTACCCTGTTGATTTGAACGAGTCTGATGCAGAGAGGTTCATCATAAAAGATGGAGGGCTTTTAATACCCTTTAATGCTCTGCCAAATGTTGGAGTGGCAGCTGCAAAAAGTATTGTTGAGGCACGAAAAGAAGGAAGGTTTTTGTCTGTGGATGACCTTATAAGACGTGCAAAGCTGAACAAGCAGGTTATAGAGATTTTGACTCAGTATAAAGTGTTAAAAGACTTGCCTCAAACAAGCCAGCTAAGCTTTTTCTAA
- a CDS encoding thiamine diphosphokinase: MKGVVISSGKIASKSFYDEYIKDADFIICCDGGANVAYKYGFVPNLIIGDFDSVDRIVLEYFKINDIQIMEFPCEKDKTDTQIAIEYLAENGFDEVVMLSCTGQRLDHVLANISLLYYLLEHDIKGAIVDENNIIMMTRNKIKIHGKKGHLLSLLPYTQTVRGICTKGLYYSLEDGVMEFGNPYGVSNVIIEDEAIVEVKDGVLLVILSSD; this comes from the coding sequence ATGAAAGGTGTTGTAATCTCAAGCGGTAAGATTGCAAGCAAGTCTTTTTACGATGAATATATAAAAGATGCTGATTTTATAATTTGCTGTGACGGTGGAGCAAACGTAGCATACAAATATGGTTTTGTGCCAAACTTGATAATAGGCGACTTTGACTCTGTAGACAGAATAGTTTTGGAATATTTCAAAATTAATGACATACAAATAATGGAATTTCCTTGTGAAAAGGATAAAACAGATACACAGATTGCCATTGAGTATTTGGCTGAGAACGGGTTTGACGAGGTTGTAATGCTTTCTTGTACAGGTCAAAGACTTGACCATGTTCTTGCCAACATAAGTCTTTTGTATTATCTGCTTGAGCACGATATAAAGGGTGCAATAGTAGATGAAAATAACATAATCATGATGACAAGAAACAAAATAAAAATCCATGGGAAAAAAGGCCATTTGCTCTCTTTGCTTCCATACACACAAACTGTAAGAGGTATTTGTACCAAAGGTTTGTATTATTCTTTAGAAGATGGTGTGATGGAGTTTGGCAATCCTTATGGTGTGTCAAATGTTATTATTGAAGATGAAGCAATTGTTGAGGTAAAAGATGGGGTATTATTGGTAATATTATC